A segment of the Oligoflexia bacterium genome:
TTGGATGTTGTAGAATTGGTTATGGCCATGGAAGAAGCTTTTGAAATGGAAATTCCTGATGAAGAGGCAGAAAACATTTTAAAAGTTGGCGATGTTGTTGATTACATCGAAAAAAACCAGGCTGCGTAAACTATTTTTATATTACGATAAGTCATTGTAAGTGGTGTTGTTATTTGAACAACACCATAGGTTTAATTGTTTAAGAATTTTAGTTGGTGCTAGTTAATATCCATGTGGCTTGGAGATAAGATATGAAAAAGAGAGTTGTTGTAACAGGGCTTGGTTTGGTGACACCTCTAGGCTTAAATGTTGAAGAAAATTTATCAGCCATTCAATCTGGAAAAAGTGGTATTGGAAAGATCACTCGCTTTGACTGTGAGGAATACACAACCAAAATTGCTGCAGAGGTTAAAGGCTATGATCCTAAGGAAAGTATTGATCCAAAAAGTATTAAACAAATGGATTTGTTTATTCAGTATGCCCTAACAGCGGCGTTAATGGCACACAAAGATTCGGGTTTAGAAATTAATGATGCCAATGCTCAACGTGTGGGTGTGATGGTAGGTGCTGGTTTGGGTGGAATAGGTACCATTGAAGAAACCCATGAAGTGATTTTAGAAAAAGGGCCAAGAAGAATATCACCCTTTTTTATACCAAAAATTATTGCCAATTTGGCACCAGGACAAATTTCTATTGCTTTAGGCGCTAAAGGACCTAATTCTTGCACCGTTACTGCCTGTACAACGGGTACACACAATATAGGAGACGCCGCTAAAATTATTGAACGAGGTGATGCAGATGTCATGATTGCTGGAGGTACAGAGTCTACAATATCTCCACTTGCCGTAGGTGGTTTTGGAGCGATGCGCGCTTTATCCAAACGTAACGATGAGCCCGAATTGGCCAGTCGTCCTTTTGATTTGGATAGAGATGGTTTTGTCATGGGTGAAGGTGCAGGCATTGTTGTCTTAGAAAGTTTAGAGCATGCACAAAAAAGAGGAGCAAAGATTTATGCTGAACTTGCTGGCTATGGCATGAGTGCAGACGCATATCATATGACAGCACCTTCTCCAAATGGTGAAGGTGCAATCCGTTGTATGCAGGCAGCGTTGACCGATGCTCAGATGAACATAGAAGATTTAAATTATATCAACGCGCATGGTACTTCAACTCAACTTAATGATGCTGGAGAAACTGCAGCCATAAAAACATTATTTAAAGATCATGCTAAACATCTTAAAGTTAGTTCTACAAAATCCATGACCGGGCATTTATTGGGTGCAGCCGGTGGAGTTGAAGCGGTTTACAGTGTGTTGAGTATTCACCATCAATTTGTGCCACCCACCATTAACTATACAACTCCAGACCCAGCCTGTGATTTAGATTATGTTCCCAATGAAGCTCAGCAATTTAAAGTTGACGCGGTGCTAAGTAATTCGTTTGGTTTTGGTGGAACCAATGGCTGTTTATTGTTTAAAAAATTGGCCTGATAGAGATGAAAGTAGAGAGCAAAAAAGTTTTTATTGGCGGTGATCACGCAGCACTAGAATTAAAAGCAGACTTAATTGATTATTTAAAACAAGATTTACACTACGCATCAGAGCAAATCATGGATATGGGTACAAACAGTGAAGCATCTGTTGATTATCCTGATTACGCACAGAAAGTTTGTCAAGCCGTTGTCAAAAGTCCAGAGCATGTTGGCGTGTTGATCTGTGGA
Coding sequences within it:
- the fabF gene encoding beta-ketoacyl-ACP synthase II, producing the protein MKKRVVVTGLGLVTPLGLNVEENLSAIQSGKSGIGKITRFDCEEYTTKIAAEVKGYDPKESIDPKSIKQMDLFIQYALTAALMAHKDSGLEINDANAQRVGVMVGAGLGGIGTIEETHEVILEKGPRRISPFFIPKIIANLAPGQISIALGAKGPNSCTVTACTTGTHNIGDAAKIIERGDADVMIAGGTESTISPLAVGGFGAMRALSKRNDEPELASRPFDLDRDGFVMGEGAGIVVLESLEHAQKRGAKIYAELAGYGMSADAYHMTAPSPNGEGAIRCMQAALTDAQMNIEDLNYINAHGTSTQLNDAGETAAIKTLFKDHAKHLKVSSTKSMTGHLLGAAGGVEAVYSVLSIHHQFVPPTINYTTPDPACDLDYVPNEAQQFKVDAVLSNSFGFGGTNGCLLFKKLA
- the acpP gene encoding acyl carrier protein, yielding MTREDIQSKVNEIIVEQLNVDADDIANEKSFIDDLGADSLDVVELVMAMEEAFEMEIPDEEAENILKVGDVVDYIEKNQAA